From a region of the Argiope bruennichi chromosome 8, qqArgBrue1.1, whole genome shotgun sequence genome:
- the LOC129981018 gene encoding RNA-binding region-containing protein 3-like produces the protein MLGPTTLFIKHLPSELNAADREELLKLVGAVKVRVMPDEGKMKYSAFATFANQEDAKYALSLLHQREILNRRLVVEFSREQHEHFIPHLSDYSKFQIETPKDNAMKLTEKEVLRADMEEFSRKLHGVAPSLGLDYLPSSLLKYKYPPATPTIIQNISHALASVPKFYTQVLHLMNKMNLPAPFGPLTPAPPLTPDIPVQESEDVVEGDSHYMENTNASSEESEYESEPDAEKPKVVEKILPQKRAVQKTKFKKKPKFSDFIPVSSSSSTKQQTEPSEVFESQPLNQKKISMKNIEKINPIAVTTSYETAGGFGAIEPPKVSDDNSDNKLDTSEENWSTSQFITLDELRKKKISSREMKTMSIFRNFSPGEPTFRLYIKNLAKQVEEKDLRYIFGRFIDPNSENDKNMFDIRLMKEGRMKGQAFVTLANEKQAMEAIKETNGFILHTKPLVVQFARSAKPKEAEKKEK, from the coding sequence atgtTAGGACCCACTACATTATTTATTAAGCATTTGCCTTCGGAACTTAATGCAGCAGATCGAGAAGAACTATTAAAACTTGTAGGTGCTGTCAAGGTTCGAGTCATGCCAGAtgaaggaaaaatgaaatatagtgCATTTGCAACATTTGCAAATCAGGAAGATGCAAAGTATGCATTGTCCCTTTTACATCAAAGAGAAATCTTAAACAGACGTTTAGTGGTTGAATTTTCAAGGGAACAACATGAACATTTTATTCCACATCTTAGTGATTATTCTAAATTTCAGATTGAGACCCCAAAGGATAATGCaatgaaattaacagaaaaagaAGTTCTTAGAGCAGATATGGAAGAGTTTTCTAGAAAATTGCATGGTGTTGCACCATCTCTTGGATTAGACTATTTGCCTTCATctttattgaaatacaaatatcCCCCGGCTACTCCAACAATCATACAAAACATAAGTCATGCTTTAGCATCTGTACCTAAGTTTTATACGCAAGTCTTACATCTGATGAATAAGATGAATTTACCTGCTCCCTTTGGACCATTGACCCCTGCACCACCTTTAACTCCAGATATTCCTGTACAGGAAAGTGAAGATGTTGTCGAAGGAGATTCACATTACATGGAAAACACTAATGCTTCTTCAGAAGAATCTGAATATGAAAGTGAGCCAGATGCTGAAAAGCCAAaagttgttgaaaaaattttaccTCAGAAGAGAGCAGtccaaaaaactaaatttaaaaagaaacccaaattttctgattttataccAGTATCAAGCAGTAGTAGTACAAAGCAACAAACAGAACCTTCAGAAGTGTTTGAATCTCAGCCTTTAAACCAGAAAAAAATTAGCATgaagaatatagaaaaaataaatcctattGCAGTCACAACAAGCTATGAAACAGCTGGTGGGTTTGGAGCAATTGAACCTCCTAAAGTATCAGATGATAATTCAGATAATAAACTAGATACTTCTGAGGAAAATTGGAGCACTTCTCAATTTATAACTTTGGATGAactgaggaagaaaaaaatatcttccagAGAAATGAAAACAATGTCTATTTTTCGGAATTTCTCACCTGGAGAACCTACTTTTcggttatatattaaaaatttagctaagCAAGTAGAAGAAAAGGACTTGCGTTATATATTTGGAAGATTTATTGATCcaaattctgaaaatgataaaaatatgtttgatattcGACTTATGAAAGAAGGTAGAATGAAAGGCCAAGCTTTTGTGACTTTAGCCAATGAAAAACAAGCCATGGAGGCAATTAAAGAAACTAATGGCTTTATATTGCATACAAAACCTTTAGTAGTTCAGTTTGCTAGATCAGCTAAACCTAAGGAAgcagagaagaaagaaaaataa
- the LOC129981860 gene encoding CCA tRNA nucleotidyltransferase 1, mitochondrial-like, translating into MKFNYFAKIFHVRKLFLTNFKQPSSLLQLFFLHSRPEPKLFTMKLDTPQFRSIFTPEVNALSDLFKKYGYGLRMAGGAVRDLLMDKQPEDIDFATTATPDEMKKIFQAEGIRMLHRKGEAHGTVTIRLNDKQNFEITTLRVDMTTDGRHAEVKFTTDWELDAGRRDLTINAMFLDLEGNLYDYFNGKEDLEKKQVRFVGDPDYRIQEDYLRILRYFRFYGRIAVHPDNHDSQTLEAIRKNAEGLGKISGERLWMELKKILSGNFAKEIMLRMIDLGIAPFIGLPENPNVAEYADVCDRALPMKPHPVTRLAALLRIEEEVLAVHSRLKFSKYDRDLALFLINNKNVTGHPPLRPFIHLIMNSKNKVSDTHEWCCEILKYRGDVCLYKELSEWKIPKFPISGHVLMEKGYKPGPKMTEIMTNLKTQWIESNFKLTKTELLESLDKNIYGDGL; encoded by the exons ATGAAGTTTAACTACTTCGCAAAAATTTTtcatgtaagaaaattatttcttacaaatttcaaGCAACCTAGTAGCTTACTACAGTTATTCTTCCTACATTCAAGACCAGAACCGAAGTTATTTACAATGAAACTTGACACTCCCCAGTTTCGAAGCATATTTACACCAGAAGTCAATGCATTATCagacttgtttaaaaaatatggatatgGATTAAGAATGGCTGGTGGTGCAGTTCGTGATCTCTTAATGGATAAACAGCCTGAAGATATTGACTTTGCAACCACTGCAACTCCAGATGAAATGAAAAAGATCTTTCAAGCTGAAG GTATACGCATGTTGCATCGTAAAGGAGAAGCACATGGAACTGTAACTATTAGATTAAATGATaaacaaaactttgaaattaCTACTCTGAGAGTGGATATGACCACAGATGGTAGACATGCTGAAGTCAAATTTACTACTGATTGGGAATTAGATGCTGGCAGAAGAGACCTTACCATAAATGCAATGTTTTTAG atttggaGGGAAACttgtatgattattttaatggcaaagaagatttagaaaaaaaacaggTCCGCTTTGTTGGTGATCCAGATTATCGTATTCAAGAAGATTATTTAAGGATTCTTCGATACTTCag attttatggaAGAATTGCAGTTCATCCAGATAATCATGATAGTCAGACATTAGAAGCGATCAGGAAAAATGCTGAAGGATTAGGCA aaatatctggTGAAAGATTGTGGATGGAATTGAAAAAGATTCTTAGCGGTAACTTTGCTAAAGAAATTATGTTAAGAATGATTGATTTAGGAATTGCTCCCTTTATTG gATTACCAGAAAATCCAAATGTAGCAGAATATGCTGATGTCTGTGACAGGGCACTACCTATGAAGCCTCATCCTGTCACAAGATTAGCAGCCTTACTTAGAATAGAAGAAGAA gTTTTGGCTGTACATTCACGGTTGAAGTTTTCTAAGTATGACAGGGATTTagcactatttttaattaataacaaaaatgtcaCAGGCCATCCACCATTACGGCCCTTTATACATCTTATAATGAACTCAAAAAATAAAGTGAGTGATACCCATGAATGGTGCTGTGAGATTTTGAAGTACAGAGGAGATGTATGTTTATATAAAGAACTGAGTGAGtggaaaattccaaaatttccaaTCAGTGGACATGTTTTGATGGAAAAAGGATACAAACCTGGACCAAAAATGACTGAGATTATGACAAATCTGAAAACGCAGTGGATTGAAAGTAACTTCAAACTAACTAAAACAGAGCTTCTTGAATCCTTGGACAAGAATATATATGGAGATGGATTGTAG